In Aliiglaciecola sp. LCG003, a genomic segment contains:
- a CDS encoding cupin domain-containing protein — translation MQLKYLLNLADPQQFLDQYWQKQPVIIRNGFVDFIDPLDENELAGLAQEEMVDSRIVVNQGDKWTVQQGPIEDFEQHCIGAWSLLVQGVDQYLTPAEALLNAFNFIPKWRVEDLMVSFSVEGAGVGPHLDQYDVFIVQGKGQRRWQVGPLGDYPCIYPSKDLTQISGFKPIIDEVLHPGDIIYIPPGFPHNGVALSECLNYSVGLRAPTQQELLLGLADFAQEHNLFQQRYTDPDLQVRANQFELSQLEKQRLRNMCQAMLNSSHFDDFLGHFFTSQVDTNESIGKDDEFTPQQIEHLLQCDVQFWPSPDRRVVILKDQNEDSQRHLIWVNQHKIVVSDLQLAQATTMLELEYLDRHHLLKLNEDVFFSQFLSQLVNAGGWFEQQE, via the coding sequence ATGCAATTGAAATACTTACTAAACTTGGCAGATCCCCAACAATTCCTGGATCAATATTGGCAGAAGCAGCCAGTAATTATCCGCAATGGCTTTGTGGATTTTATTGATCCTCTTGATGAAAACGAATTAGCCGGTTTAGCCCAAGAGGAAATGGTAGATTCTAGAATAGTTGTCAATCAAGGTGATAAATGGACGGTACAACAGGGTCCTATTGAGGATTTTGAACAGCACTGCATAGGTGCATGGTCTTTATTGGTCCAAGGTGTAGATCAGTATTTAACGCCAGCTGAAGCGCTGTTAAATGCGTTTAACTTCATCCCCAAATGGCGAGTTGAAGATCTGATGGTCAGTTTTTCAGTTGAGGGAGCAGGCGTCGGTCCTCACCTAGACCAATATGATGTATTTATTGTCCAAGGTAAAGGTCAACGCCGCTGGCAAGTTGGTCCACTAGGTGATTACCCCTGTATATACCCGAGTAAAGACTTAACTCAGATTAGTGGTTTCAAACCTATTATCGATGAAGTACTTCACCCTGGAGATATCATTTATATTCCCCCAGGATTTCCCCATAATGGCGTGGCTTTATCAGAGTGTTTAAATTATTCAGTTGGTCTTAGGGCTCCAACCCAACAAGAGTTGTTACTTGGACTAGCCGATTTTGCACAGGAGCATAACCTATTTCAACAACGCTATACTGATCCTGATTTACAAGTCCGGGCTAATCAATTCGAATTATCCCAGTTAGAAAAGCAACGGCTGCGGAACATGTGCCAAGCCATGCTCAATTCATCCCACTTTGATGACTTTTTAGGCCACTTTTTTACTAGTCAGGTAGACACAAACGAATCAATAGGTAAGGATGATGAGTTTACCCCACAACAAATCGAACATTTGCTTCAGTGTGACGTTCAATTTTGGCCAAGTCCTGATCGCAGAGTTGTCATTCTCAAAGACCAAAATGAGGATTCGCAGCGACATCTGATATGGGTAAACCAACATAAGATTGTGGTAAGCGACCTACAATTGGCCCAAGCCACAACAATGCTTGAACTAGAGTATCTAGACAGACATCACCTACTCAAGCTCAATGAAGATGTCTTCTTCAGCCAGTTTTTATCTCAATTAGTGAATGCGGGGGGCTGGTTTGAACAGCAGGAATAA
- a CDS encoding fatty acid desaturase family protein, translating into MLRLSDFVTSEEMKTLCQSSNAVGWYRVLVNYALISAALLVFILFPNVLTYILAACIIAGRILGIAILNHDAGHGTLFKSAWLNRAVGRWLLGGLILVDFDEFRKGHLRHHQLAGTEKDPDRIFVQNYPATRASMKRKLFRDISGINGIKELVYQIKVSNWQKRLPSLILHTGLLFILIGMDELLAYSIFWCAYVFFYPLMSRLRIMGEHGAVPESLDKDPRMNTRTTYANLLERLLVAPNNVNYHLEHHIHQNIPAQNLNKAHALFKQRGMYDGYNCIAKNYIQVLKACVSDKYGSSGSHIHAASSVSHLS; encoded by the coding sequence GTGTTGCGACTATCTGACTTTGTTACATCTGAAGAAATGAAGACTCTGTGCCAATCCTCTAATGCTGTTGGATGGTACCGTGTTCTAGTGAATTATGCATTGATTAGTGCCGCCTTGCTAGTGTTCATACTATTCCCTAATGTTCTGACTTATATACTGGCAGCATGCATCATCGCTGGGCGAATTTTGGGTATTGCCATCCTTAATCATGACGCGGGGCACGGGACCTTGTTCAAGTCGGCTTGGCTTAACAGAGCCGTAGGTCGTTGGTTGCTCGGCGGATTAATCTTAGTTGATTTTGATGAATTTCGAAAAGGGCATTTGCGCCATCATCAGTTGGCTGGCACTGAAAAGGATCCTGATCGTATTTTTGTGCAAAATTATCCTGCGACGCGAGCTAGTATGAAACGAAAATTATTCAGAGATATCAGCGGTATCAACGGGATAAAAGAGCTGGTTTATCAAATAAAGGTCTCGAATTGGCAAAAACGTTTACCTTCGCTAATATTGCACACTGGCCTGCTATTCATTTTGATAGGGATGGATGAACTACTGGCCTATAGCATTTTTTGGTGTGCTTATGTGTTCTTTTACCCACTGATGAGCCGATTGCGTATTATGGGTGAACATGGTGCTGTGCCAGAAAGTTTGGATAAAGATCCTCGTATGAACACACGAACCACCTATGCCAATCTTTTGGAGCGGTTATTGGTGGCGCCAAACAATGTTAACTACCACCTTGAACACCACATCCATCAAAATATTCCCGCGCAAAATTTAAACAAAGCCCATGCACTTTTTAAACAACGGGGCATGTATGACGGCTATAATTGTATTGCTAAAAACTATATCCAGGTCCTAAAAGCCTGTGTGTCAGATAAATACGGTAGCTCTGGAAGTCATATCCACGCAGCGTCATCTGTGAGTCATCTTAGTTAG
- a CDS encoding DUF4826 family protein produces MTEQTSQMSKEEMGQWVRSQFQRANKHLAENGIIFDSVVTEESRYLAPVVALWKIKTTDNRYYWVISGDLPVDFMPYENEKNARDVLRRFSFSWQLKAENLQNSDSLDQTQKDFCDLLVSRAEGLYQMYEKESLWQEVPGGKSK; encoded by the coding sequence ATGACAGAACAAACTTCGCAAATGAGCAAAGAAGAAATGGGGCAATGGGTCCGTTCACAGTTTCAGCGCGCCAATAAACATTTGGCTGAAAATGGTATAATTTTTGATTCTGTGGTGACTGAAGAAAGTCGATATTTAGCCCCGGTAGTCGCACTTTGGAAAATTAAAACCACAGATAATCGCTATTACTGGGTTATAAGCGGTGATTTACCCGTCGATTTTATGCCCTACGAAAACGAAAAAAATGCCCGTGATGTGCTGCGCCGTTTTTCTTTCAGTTGGCAGCTCAAAGCGGAGAATTTACAAAATAGTGATAGTCTAGATCAAACCCAAAAGGACTTCTGTGACTTACTTGTTTCACGGGCCGAGGGTTTGTATCAAATGTACGAAAAAGAATCCTTATGGCAAGAAGTGCCAGGGGGAAAGTCGAAGTAA
- the ppsA gene encoding phosphoenolpyruvate synthase, whose product MQEYVLWYEQLGMDDVSRVGGKNASLGEMISNLASAGVQVPGGFATTAYAFNEFLEQSGLEAKIHKVLDALDVEDIAALNEAGATIRNWIIETPFQPKLEQEIKTAFEKLQGDAGDQASFAVRSSATAEDMPDASFAGQQETFLNVKGYRSVLVAIKHVFASLFNDRAISYRVHQGYDHKGVALSAGIQRMVRSDVASSGVMFTIDTESGFEDVVFITSSYGLGEMVVQGAVNPDEFYVHKPTLDRGFPAIVRRNLGSKLIKMIYSEDTSHGKQVDIVDVDKSQSMSFSINDEEIMDLARQAQIIEKHYQRPMDIEWAKDGTDGKLYIVQARPETVRSREDIQVIESFQLKGKAKVVTEGRAIGHKIGAGVAKVLGSIDEMGKIQPGDVLVTDMTDPDWEPIMKKASAIVTNRGGRTCHAAIIARELGIPAVVGCGNATHSIETGDIITVSCAEGDTGYIYDAKLDFDVVTSRIDSMPEIPLKVMMNVGNPDRAFDFARLPHSGVGLARLEFIINRMIGVHPKALLDFDNQDDELKQEISEMMAGYASPVEFYIEKLVEGISTIASAFSPEKVIVRMSDFKSNEYFNLVGGFQYEPDEENPMLGFRGASRYISEDFRECFALECEAIKRVRNKMGLTNVEIMIPFVRTLGEGEKVIELLAEQGLVRGENGLRVIMMCELPSNCLLADQFLDIFDGFSIGSNDLTQLTLGLDRDSGLIAHLFDERDPAVKALLSMAIKAAKKRGKYVGICGQGPSDHEDLAAWLVEQGIDSVSLNPDTVVETWLYLGEKH is encoded by the coding sequence GTGCAAGAATATGTACTTTGGTATGAGCAATTGGGGATGGATGATGTAAGTCGTGTCGGCGGCAAAAATGCATCATTGGGTGAAATGATATCTAACCTTGCCAGCGCAGGAGTTCAAGTTCCAGGAGGATTTGCAACTACCGCTTATGCATTTAATGAATTTTTAGAACAAAGTGGATTAGAAGCTAAAATACATAAAGTGCTAGATGCACTTGATGTGGAAGATATTGCCGCGCTTAATGAAGCCGGGGCAACGATTCGTAATTGGATTATTGAAACGCCTTTCCAACCTAAATTAGAACAAGAAATTAAAACTGCTTTTGAAAAGTTGCAGGGTGACGCAGGTGATCAAGCTTCTTTTGCGGTACGTTCATCTGCCACTGCAGAAGATATGCCTGACGCCTCCTTTGCCGGCCAACAGGAAACCTTCTTAAATGTAAAAGGCTATAGATCGGTTTTAGTCGCTATCAAGCATGTGTTCGCATCTTTGTTTAATGACCGTGCCATCTCTTATCGTGTTCACCAAGGTTATGACCATAAAGGTGTAGCCCTGTCTGCTGGTATTCAGCGAATGGTGCGCAGTGACGTAGCATCCTCCGGCGTAATGTTCACCATAGATACTGAATCTGGTTTCGAAGATGTGGTATTTATCACTTCATCTTACGGTTTGGGTGAAATGGTGGTTCAAGGGGCGGTTAACCCTGACGAATTCTATGTGCATAAACCAACATTAGATCGTGGCTTTCCCGCTATTGTGCGCCGCAATCTAGGGAGTAAATTAATCAAAATGATTTACTCTGAAGACACTTCCCATGGTAAGCAAGTTGATATTGTCGATGTTGACAAGAGTCAAAGTATGTCTTTTTCTATCAATGATGAAGAAATCATGGATCTGGCCCGTCAAGCGCAAATCATTGAAAAGCATTACCAGCGTCCGATGGATATTGAATGGGCAAAAGATGGAACTGATGGCAAGCTTTATATCGTTCAAGCTCGCCCAGAGACTGTGCGCTCCCGTGAAGATATCCAGGTAATTGAGAGCTTTCAGTTAAAAGGTAAAGCGAAAGTGGTTACTGAAGGTCGTGCCATTGGTCATAAAATCGGTGCAGGTGTAGCCAAAGTGCTCGGCTCGATTGATGAAATGGGCAAAATCCAACCGGGGGATGTATTAGTTACTGACATGACAGACCCTGACTGGGAACCTATCATGAAAAAAGCCTCGGCGATTGTCACCAACCGTGGTGGTAGGACCTGTCACGCCGCAATCATCGCTCGTGAACTAGGGATCCCTGCTGTGGTGGGTTGTGGGAATGCGACCCATAGTATCGAAACAGGCGATATCATCACAGTGTCTTGTGCCGAAGGCGATACCGGTTATATATATGATGCCAAATTAGATTTTGACGTTGTAACATCACGTATTGATTCGATGCCAGAGATCCCTTTAAAAGTCATGATGAACGTGGGTAACCCTGATCGTGCTTTTGATTTCGCCCGTTTACCCCATTCAGGGGTAGGCTTAGCGCGCTTAGAATTTATTATCAATCGTATGATTGGTGTGCATCCCAAAGCCTTGCTAGATTTTGACAATCAAGATGACGAACTAAAACAAGAGATTTCGGAAATGATGGCCGGCTATGCTTCTCCTGTTGAGTTTTATATTGAGAAATTGGTTGAGGGTATCTCGACGATCGCGTCTGCATTTTCTCCAGAGAAAGTCATCGTTAGAATGTCAGACTTCAAATCAAATGAGTACTTCAATTTGGTTGGCGGCTTTCAATATGAGCCGGACGAAGAAAACCCAATGTTGGGTTTCCGCGGAGCCAGTCGTTATATTTCTGAAGATTTCCGTGAATGTTTTGCCCTCGAATGCGAAGCCATTAAACGAGTCAGAAATAAAATGGGTCTAACGAACGTTGAAATCATGATCCCATTTGTGCGCACACTTGGTGAAGGCGAGAAGGTGATTGAACTTCTTGCAGAGCAAGGTTTGGTGCGTGGCGAGAATGGCCTGCGGGTTATCATGATGTGTGAATTGCCGTCTAACTGTTTGTTAGCCGATCAATTCCTCGATATTTTTGATGGCTTCTCTATTGGTTCAAATGACTTAACTCAGTTAACTCTTGGTCTTGATAGGGATTCGGGTTTGATTGCTCATTTATTTGATGAGCGAGATCCTGCGGTTAAAGCACTGTTGAGCATGGCAATTAAAGCGGCCAAGAAGCGTGGTAAATATGTAGGCATCTGTGGGCAGGGACCATCTGATCATGAAGATTTGGCTGCATGGTTGGTAGAGCAGGGCATCGACAGTGTCTCGCTTAATCCTGATACCGTAGTCGAGACTTGGTTATATCTAGGCGAAAAGCACTAA
- a CDS encoding HDOD domain-containing protein, with protein MEQTVLLARQPVFDVNNRMFACEILYRGTLLESPEKNRNSQATREVLVNACTSVLNDNINLGLPMLINIDEEFLLSDQFFPVAPQNLIFEILETVPTTEEILNKIRMLRRQGFEFALDDYVLESSKIPFFKYLKIIKVDILAVNMPALKKVMTKLKSTGCMLLAEKVESLEVYEECKALGFDLFQGYYLERPTQVEGKKIGASQQTALRLVSELSRQDIEVAEVAELISQDPILTLKILSLINCPLYQLVRDVNSVRDAVIILGLRVVKQWAMILTLVAESNRPLELFRTLLTRAKTLELYSQTKSDQQHKLDASECFLVGILSGIDAVLEASLENILEHLKLNQEIKLALLSQNNDLGIMLKNSIGIERFDSHIFETLSNQEICSYNRCYRKALAWADEVLSYLPA; from the coding sequence ATGGAGCAAACCGTCTTACTTGCAAGACAGCCGGTTTTTGATGTTAACAATCGCATGTTTGCCTGTGAAATTCTGTATCGCGGGACCTTGTTGGAATCACCCGAAAAGAATCGTAATTCTCAAGCTACCCGAGAGGTGTTGGTTAACGCCTGTACCAGCGTGTTAAATGACAACATCAATTTAGGTTTACCGATGTTGATAAATATCGATGAAGAATTCTTGTTAAGCGACCAGTTTTTTCCTGTGGCCCCCCAGAACCTTATCTTTGAGATTTTAGAAACGGTGCCAACCACCGAGGAAATATTGAATAAAATTAGAATGTTAAGAAGACAGGGGTTTGAGTTTGCCTTGGATGATTATGTCCTAGAGTCGTCAAAGATACCGTTTTTCAAATATCTTAAAATAATCAAAGTAGATATTTTAGCCGTCAATATGCCAGCCCTGAAAAAGGTAATGACCAAGCTAAAAAGCACAGGTTGCATGTTGCTGGCCGAAAAAGTTGAAAGTTTAGAAGTTTATGAAGAGTGTAAAGCCTTAGGGTTTGATCTCTTTCAAGGCTATTATCTAGAGCGCCCAACACAGGTGGAAGGCAAAAAGATCGGTGCAAGTCAGCAGACTGCGCTACGTTTGGTCTCAGAGCTAAGTCGTCAGGATATTGAAGTGGCAGAGGTGGCTGAACTGATCTCTCAAGATCCGATCCTAACCTTGAAGATATTGTCATTAATCAACTGCCCACTCTATCAGCTGGTCAGAGATGTCAATTCTGTCAGAGACGCAGTTATCATTCTTGGCCTAAGAGTGGTTAAACAATGGGCGATGATTTTGACTCTAGTAGCAGAATCTAATCGCCCACTTGAATTGTTTCGAACCTTATTAACTAGGGCAAAAACCCTAGAGTTATATAGCCAAACAAAGTCAGATCAACAACATAAATTGGATGCCTCTGAGTGCTTCTTAGTGGGCATACTTTCCGGTATTGATGCGGTGTTAGAGGCAAGCTTAGAGAACATTCTTGAACATTTGAAACTAAACCAAGAGATTAAATTGGCGCTATTATCGCAAAACAATGATCTGGGTATTATGCTTAAAAATAGCATTGGCATTGAACGCTTCGACAGTCATATTTTCGAGACGTTATCCAATCAAGAAATATGCAGCTACAATCGATGTTATCGTAAAGCCCTTGCATGGGCCGACGAAGTTTTGAGTTATCTACCTGCTTAA
- a CDS encoding pyruvate, water dikinase regulatory protein, with protein MRSAFYISDGTAITAEVFGHALLSLFTVEFKHQTIPFVETEQQAEKVLLKISESFRESGQRPLVFYTIVNTDVRKMISKSVGINYNFLDQFVAPLEKALGVPSMPEKHRTHSIHEKTYDIRIDAVNYALANDDGSNVKDYHEADIILCGVSRSGKTPTSLYLALQYGIKAANYPFTEEDMGDVLKIPPALKRFKKKLFGLTIMPERLHQIRSERRPNSRYASMQQCRMELREVENLYRKEKIPFLNSTKFSIEEMSAKILAETGLQRRKY; from the coding sequence GTGCGCTCAGCTTTTTATATATCCGATGGTACAGCCATTACAGCAGAGGTGTTCGGCCACGCTTTGCTGTCTCTTTTCACCGTAGAATTCAAACATCAAACTATTCCTTTCGTAGAAACTGAACAACAGGCCGAAAAAGTGTTATTGAAAATTTCTGAAAGTTTTCGTGAAAGCGGCCAACGACCTTTAGTTTTCTATACCATCGTAAATACCGATGTTCGTAAAATGATATCTAAGTCTGTGGGGATTAATTATAACTTTTTAGATCAGTTTGTAGCGCCCTTAGAAAAGGCTTTAGGTGTGCCTTCGATGCCGGAAAAACATCGTACCCATAGTATTCATGAAAAAACCTATGATATTCGAATTGATGCGGTTAACTATGCCCTTGCCAACGATGATGGTTCAAATGTTAAAGATTATCATGAGGCTGATATTATCTTGTGTGGGGTTTCTCGCTCAGGCAAAACCCCAACTAGCCTTTATCTAGCATTACAATACGGCATAAAAGCAGCAAATTATCCCTTCACTGAAGAAGATATGGGCGACGTACTAAAAATTCCCCCTGCCCTTAAGCGTTTCAAAAAGAAACTGTTTGGCCTGACCATCATGCCAGAAAGGTTACATCAAATTCGTTCTGAGCGTCGCCCAAACAGCCGCTACGCATCTATGCAACAATGCCGAATGGAACTAAGAGAAGTTGAAAACCTTTACCGAAAGGAAAAAATCCCCTTTCTCAACAGTACCAAGTTTTCAATTGAAGAAATGTCCGCCAAAATTTTAGCCGAAACGGGTTTACAACGAAGAAAATATTAA
- a CDS encoding FAD-binding and (Fe-S)-binding domain-containing protein, giving the protein MLPSLDPRALLEQQYQTFLDALAEAGFKGDIETGYSNRLAVATDNSIYQKLPQAVILPKSTEDLCLIGRVANQFNSVKFSARGGGTGTNGQSLTSGIVVDVSRHMNNILEINSQQGWVRVQAGVVKDQLNDALKPLGFFFAPDLSTSNRATIGGMISTDASGQGSLVYGKTSDHVLGLTSVLADGTLLCSEPTAIADSKLLAEGEGRVAQITKQLLDTCVGMREEIIAKFPRLNRFLTGYDLEHTLSTDLSTLDISRIITGSEGSLAFVAEAKLNITPIAKHTALVNIKYDSFESALRHAPHMVAANATSVETVDSKVLNLARQDIIWHSVKDLIEDVPGKEMLGLNMVEYNSNNQAEIELKIAQLSQSLERSAEKGEHGVIGFQLTYDTSEISKIYAMRKKSVGLLGKANGWQKPIAFAEDTAVPPENLADFIMEFRALLDEKGLHYGMFGHVDAGVLHVRPALDMCDLEQQKMMQEISDEVVALVAKYGGLMWGEHGKGYRSEYVPAFFGEVLYTELRKIKGAFDPYNKMNPGKICTPLDSDETVVKVSDLKRGDLDRQIPIQVRNAFEPAMSCNGNGLCYNYDTTSPMCPSSKITKDRRHSPKGRAGMIREWLRLLSQNNVDVIELEKNEQPLSWFERMQNTRFKTKHVDFSHEVLEVMEGCLACKACANQCPVNVDVPSFRARFLAMYYQRYLRPAKDHLVANIEIMAPLMAKAPAIINLFQRQSWLQKLIKRSVGYVDAPLLSNPPLASRLSNKLLMPFDMHTLSNLSAQRKAKTILIVQDPFTSFYEAEVVEDLILFLDKLGFNPVLLPFRPNGKPQHVKGFLTRFAKTAANTAQFLNQVNELDIPMVGIDGSLVLCYRDEYAKILGTKRGEFKVQLVNEWLVQQHPLIESFLHEQQLSQSTREFTLLSHCTEKTAVPVNDAQWKTIFAWFGLTVNAKAVGCCGMAGTFGHELSHYQESQGIYNLSWKGAVETTDKDTILATGYSCRSQVARFESFKPCHPVQALLNYIQE; this is encoded by the coding sequence ATGTTACCAAGTCTTGACCCTCGAGCTCTTCTAGAACAACAGTATCAAACATTCTTAGACGCTTTGGCAGAAGCTGGATTCAAAGGGGATATTGAAACCGGTTATTCAAACCGTCTTGCGGTGGCAACTGATAACTCGATCTATCAAAAATTACCCCAAGCCGTTATTTTGCCTAAATCTACTGAAGATTTGTGTTTAATTGGTCGAGTAGCGAATCAATTTAACAGTGTGAAATTCAGTGCCAGAGGCGGGGGTACAGGTACTAACGGTCAATCTCTGACCAGTGGAATTGTTGTTGATGTGTCTAGACATATGAACAACATTTTGGAAATCAACTCGCAGCAGGGCTGGGTTAGAGTTCAAGCCGGTGTAGTAAAAGATCAACTCAATGATGCACTCAAACCTTTAGGTTTTTTCTTTGCCCCCGATTTATCCACCAGTAACAGAGCCACTATTGGTGGCATGATTAGTACTGATGCGTCAGGGCAAGGTTCCTTGGTGTACGGCAAAACCAGCGATCATGTGCTTGGCCTCACGTCGGTTTTAGCCGATGGCACCTTGTTGTGCAGTGAACCCACTGCAATTGCAGATAGCAAGTTATTAGCCGAAGGAGAGGGGCGCGTAGCGCAAATAACCAAACAATTATTAGATACCTGTGTAGGAATGCGTGAAGAAATAATAGCCAAATTTCCGCGCCTAAATCGGTTTCTTACCGGTTATGATTTAGAGCATACCCTGAGTACTGACCTATCTACCCTTGATATCAGTCGTATTATTACCGGCTCAGAAGGCTCTTTAGCCTTTGTTGCTGAGGCAAAACTTAATATAACCCCGATTGCAAAGCACACCGCTTTAGTAAATATTAAGTATGATTCATTTGAATCAGCCCTTCGTCATGCGCCCCATATGGTGGCAGCCAACGCCACATCAGTTGAGACAGTAGACAGCAAGGTACTCAATCTAGCCAGACAAGACATAATTTGGCACTCGGTGAAAGATTTAATTGAAGATGTACCAGGCAAAGAAATGCTTGGCCTGAATATGGTTGAGTACAACAGTAATAATCAAGCCGAAATTGAATTGAAGATTGCCCAATTGAGTCAAAGCTTAGAGCGTTCTGCGGAGAAGGGCGAGCATGGCGTTATCGGTTTTCAACTCACCTATGATACATCTGAAATCAGTAAAATTTACGCTATGCGTAAAAAGTCTGTGGGTCTATTGGGTAAAGCAAATGGTTGGCAAAAACCAATCGCCTTCGCTGAGGATACCGCGGTACCGCCAGAAAATTTAGCCGACTTTATTATGGAGTTTCGCGCGCTGCTTGATGAAAAAGGATTGCATTACGGAATGTTTGGTCATGTCGATGCCGGGGTGTTGCATGTTCGCCCAGCACTGGATATGTGTGATTTAGAACAGCAAAAAATGATGCAGGAAATTTCAGACGAAGTCGTCGCACTAGTGGCTAAATATGGCGGCCTAATGTGGGGCGAACACGGTAAGGGCTATCGTAGCGAATATGTACCGGCCTTTTTTGGTGAGGTGCTATATACCGAACTGCGTAAAATTAAAGGCGCCTTTGACCCGTATAATAAAATGAATCCCGGCAAAATATGTACTCCACTTGATTCAGACGAAACCGTCGTAAAAGTGTCTGATTTAAAAAGGGGGGATTTAGACAGGCAAATACCCATTCAGGTGCGTAATGCTTTTGAGCCGGCGATGAGCTGCAACGGAAATGGCCTGTGTTATAACTATGACACCACATCTCCTATGTGTCCCTCTAGCAAAATTACCAAGGATCGCCGCCATAGTCCAAAAGGGCGGGCAGGCATGATTCGAGAATGGCTTAGGTTATTGAGTCAAAATAATGTAGATGTGATTGAGCTAGAAAAAAATGAGCAGCCATTGTCTTGGTTTGAACGAATGCAAAACACTCGGTTTAAAACAAAGCATGTTGATTTTTCACATGAAGTTTTAGAGGTGATGGAAGGCTGCCTTGCCTGCAAAGCTTGTGCGAACCAGTGTCCGGTGAATGTTGATGTTCCCAGTTTTCGTGCCCGCTTTCTAGCAATGTACTATCAGCGGTATTTGCGTCCCGCTAAAGATCACCTGGTGGCCAATATAGAAATCATGGCACCACTGATGGCTAAAGCGCCTGCTATAATTAATTTATTCCAACGCCAGAGTTGGCTGCAAAAGCTTATTAAGCGCAGTGTTGGCTACGTCGATGCGCCGTTATTATCAAATCCACCTTTAGCTAGTCGTTTGTCGAATAAACTGCTGATGCCTTTTGATATGCATACCCTTAGCAATTTATCTGCTCAACGCAAAGCAAAAACTATCCTAATCGTTCAAGATCCATTCACTAGTTTTTACGAAGCTGAGGTGGTGGAGGATTTAATTTTATTCTTAGATAAACTTGGGTTTAATCCGGTCTTATTGCCATTCAGACCTAATGGTAAACCACAACACGTCAAAGGCTTTTTAACGAGATTTGCTAAGACCGCGGCCAATACTGCGCAATTTCTAAATCAAGTGAATGAGTTGGACATTCCGATGGTCGGTATCGACGGCTCTTTAGTATTGTGTTACCGCGACGAGTACGCAAAAATACTAGGGACTAAAAGAGGTGAATTTAAGGTTCAACTAGTCAATGAATGGTTGGTTCAACAGCACCCTTTAATTGAATCGTTTTTGCATGAACAGCAACTTAGCCAGTCAACAAGAGAGTTTACGCTCTTGTCCCACTGTACTGAGAAAACAGCCGTACCGGTTAATGACGCCCAATGGAAAACAATTTTCGCATGGTTTGGTTTAACGGTTAACGCCAAGGCAGTAGGCTGCTGTGGAATGGCTGGTACCTTTGGCCACGAACTATCCCACTACCAAGAATCACAAGGTATTTATAACTTGAGTTGGAAGGGGGCGGTTGAAACAACAGATAAAGATACAATATTAGCTACAGGATACTCTTGTCGAAGTCAGGTAGCGCGGTTCGAATCGTTCAAGCCCTGTCATCCAGTGCAAGCATTGTTAAATTACATACAAGAATAA
- a CDS encoding PGPGW domain-containing protein, giving the protein MIKYMRITLGAILTAAGVVFAILPGSSLFLLSGLVVLSYDLPVARNWLRKCQSMMASGARKLDRLMLNRRLR; this is encoded by the coding sequence ATGATCAAGTATATGCGTATCACACTGGGCGCAATCTTAACGGCTGCAGGCGTCGTCTTTGCCATCTTGCCCGGCTCGTCTCTATTTTTATTGAGCGGTCTTGTGGTATTAAGTTACGATTTACCCGTCGCTAGGAATTGGTTGCGTAAGTGCCAATCTATGATGGCATCAGGGGCACGCAAATTAGACCGATTAATGCTAAACCGTCGCCTACGCTAA